In Candidatus Contubernalis alkalaceticus, the following proteins share a genomic window:
- the mazF gene encoding endoribonuclease MazF, producing MVKLKKYFPQRGDIVWLNFSPQTGHEQAGKRPAVCISPKEYNKKVGLAIFCPITSQVKGYPFEVILPKDCPVKGVILSDQVKNLDWSDRNVEFICTLPEDKLVEVLYKLEALIRRG from the coding sequence ATGGTGAAATTAAAAAAATATTTCCCACAAAGAGGAGATATTGTATGGTTAAATTTTTCACCACAAACAGGACATGAACAGGCGGGCAAAAGGCCCGCTGTGTGTATTTCTCCCAAAGAGTACAATAAAAAAGTAGGGCTTGCAATTTTTTGCCCCATCACTTCTCAGGTTAAAGGCTATCCATTTGAAGTTATCCTACCAAAAGATTGTCCGGTTAAAGGTGTCATACTATCTGACCAGGTGAAAAATCTTGATTGGTCAGATAGAAACGTTGAATTCATATGCACGCTGCCAGAAGATAAGCTGGTAGAGGTTTTATATAAATTAGAGGCACTAATTCGTCGGGGTTGA
- a CDS encoding AbrB/MazE/SpoVT family DNA-binding domain-containing protein translates to MILQIKKWGNSLALRIPKSFAKEINLDTGTKINLTIENGKLIIEPLKQNKYKLNDLLSEVNENNIHSEYSTGKPRGKEIW, encoded by the coding sequence GTGATTTTACAAATTAAAAAATGGGGAAACAGTCTAGCCCTAAGGATTCCAAAATCTTTTGCAAAAGAAATTAATCTGGATACCGGTACAAAAATAAACTTAACAATAGAAAATGGAAAATTAATTATTGAACCATTAAAACAAAATAAATATAAACTAAATGATTTGTTGTCAGAGGTAAATGAAAATAACATTCACAGCGAGTACTCCACCGGGAAACCAAGGGGGAAAGAAATATGGTGA
- a CDS encoding IPT/TIG domain-containing protein: MKIKEIFVLCFVCLALLLLAACQSSEPVIINTIEPGQGFVGTVITIHGSGFTMLENDVEFVHENLTFNQDNTAYHQNVSSPDGKSITFTLPEYLAAGAPSQHEAMPDIAISMPRGEVQISILNKNGRSNPVNFTIKEADVNENIYDIDNEDEFWAGVEFDKPTEKWFNPGPLGYGISTGPVPPGSEVSIYVTPDKKMNVDVLEIRAKLTHRDENWALLEELKKNTVLVENVKTYDVLTVKLPENQGEYYLLTAEIIGEKGEVLDTLLSKIYVPLQGLSADLVVERKVYDSKDTVKFQVINHGPTVLHFGRPFAVEAEKNGKWVELPLELMFTMELIMLKPGEFLEQTLGLKDFQEHFKEGRYRIVKQVSGEGTDIQDELSVEFEVR, translated from the coding sequence ATGAAAATAAAAGAGATATTTGTTTTATGTTTTGTCTGCCTGGCTTTATTACTGCTTGCCGCCTGTCAGTCTTCAGAACCTGTAATTATCAACACAATTGAACCAGGGCAGGGTTTTGTTGGGACGGTGATTACCATCCACGGTTCTGGATTCACCATGTTGGAAAATGATGTAGAATTTGTTCATGAAAATTTAACTTTTAACCAGGACAACACTGCATATCATCAAAACGTTTCATCACCGGATGGAAAGAGCATAACGTTTACACTGCCGGAATATCTGGCTGCCGGTGCCCCATCCCAACATGAGGCTATGCCTGACATTGCAATCTCCATGCCCAGAGGCGAAGTTCAGATATCAATTCTTAATAAAAACGGAAGAAGCAATCCCGTTAATTTCACCATTAAGGAGGCCGACGTGAACGAAAATATTTATGATATTGATAACGAAGATGAGTTTTGGGCCGGCGTAGAGTTTGATAAACCTACCGAAAAATGGTTCAATCCCGGTCCCCTGGGATATGGTATCAGCACCGGGCCGGTGCCGCCAGGATCCGAAGTAAGTATTTATGTGACTCCTGATAAAAAAATGAATGTTGATGTCTTGGAAATAAGGGCTAAACTGACCCACAGGGACGAGAACTGGGCTTTATTAGAAGAGTTGAAGAAAAATACGGTTTTGGTGGAAAATGTAAAGACATATGATGTTCTTACAGTGAAACTTCCTGAAAACCAGGGAGAATACTACCTGCTGACAGCGGAAATAATCGGAGAAAAAGGAGAAGTGCTGGATACCCTGCTGTCTAAAATCTATGTTCCCCTTCAAGGGCTCTCCGCTGATCTGGTGGTTGAGAGGAAAGTCTATGACTCAAAAGATACGGTAAAATTTCAGGTGATAAACCACGGCCCTACGGTGCTGCATTTTGGCAGGCCCTTCGCCGTTGAAGCCGAAAAAAATGGAAAATGGGTGGAATTACCCCTGGAGCTGATGTTCACCATGGAATTGATCATGCTGAAACCCGGGGAATTTTTAGAGCAGACCCTGGGCCTCAAGGATTTTCAAGAACATTTTAAAGAAGGCCGTTACCGAATAGTTAAACAGGTAAGCGGTGAGGGAACCGATATCCAGGATGAACTGTCTGTGGAATTTGAAGTAAGATAA
- a CDS encoding DUF4825 domain-containing protein, with protein MIKMVSYFHGKRLRVLVIGLLCLFLLGSILLTSGLTSNNDPSSATLSDMAADIYKHRTLYVGDNSKVVNLLSQLPFAEFRREVSLKTNEQPYGITVKYEITDLGNSNMDDVFYNNAVILFTLIDNVDQLTFEVSGLQSQTYNFTRSSIQNKYLEDLRTHAQSLEQFQDFLFDLLFTVYAAPEAYTLVLSYTPGIQFLADYIEKDVTVRYNATNGIWLTWDASGNITRKGPSVQMSPGKQVYWTPLADNGEVSEEETTQVTITILDSKDNMLAEKQVYIAYDGDEYYFVMPSRGVRLNAELDN; from the coding sequence ATGATAAAAATGGTAAGTTACTTTCATGGCAAACGTTTGCGTGTCCTTGTAATAGGCCTGCTATGCTTGTTTTTACTGGGAAGCATCCTGTTAACAAGCGGTTTAACATCAAATAATGATCCATCTTCAGCAACATTAAGTGACATGGCAGCAGATATTTACAAGCATAGAACGCTTTATGTGGGTGATAACAGCAAGGTGGTAAACCTGCTCAGTCAATTGCCTTTTGCCGAATTTCGCCGGGAAGTGTCTCTTAAAACCAATGAACAACCATACGGCATTACTGTTAAGTATGAAATCACAGACCTTGGTAACTCAAATATGGATGATGTCTTTTACAATAACGCTGTAATCCTCTTTACTCTCATTGATAATGTAGACCAGTTAACGTTTGAAGTGAGTGGTTTGCAAAGTCAAACATACAATTTTACCCGCAGTAGTATACAAAACAAATATCTTGAAGACTTACGCACCCATGCCCAGAGCTTGGAGCAATTTCAAGACTTTCTTTTTGATCTGTTATTTACTGTCTATGCAGCACCGGAGGCATATACACTGGTTTTGTCCTATACGCCGGGGATTCAATTTTTAGCAGATTATATTGAGAAAGATGTTACTGTTCGTTACAACGCTACAAACGGAATATGGCTAACTTGGGATGCCTCAGGAAATATAACCCGGAAAGGGCCCTCAGTTCAAATGTCTCCGGGAAAACAAGTGTACTGGACTCCACTGGCGGATAACGGGGAGGTCTCGGAAGAGGAGACTACTCAAGTTACAATCACTATTCTAGATAGTAAAGATAATATGCTAGCAGAAAAGCAAGTCTATATTGCTTATGACGGGGATGAATATTATTTCGTTATGCCCTCGCGCGGGGTTAGATTAAATGCAGAACTTGATAACTAG
- a CDS encoding ASKHA domain-containing protein gives MNIKLNENRVKVTIEGIRELTVSTSENLYMSLASEGVMLDAPCAGNGTCGQCRVNILEGEVVDHSGTPAKPKADGTFLACQVYPASDLVIGKIKGMGISSKGKVSTINVAENELKQIVKKVPVSPVYPTLKNSCSLQEMISRALSGVEPVEPQVLRKLADMASQKKQELTLVLVNDEITSIEAGDTGGNLYGAAFDVGTTTVAGMLVNLAEGKVIAAASATNPQTPFGADVISRISFARDPEGLNTLSAVIRQTLNNIILELCEAVNITPQSIYLVTAAGNSTMEHLLLGVSPHSLAASPYVTTFRRLPPLKGQELGLEINPGGRVQLLPNIASFVGADTVAGIVAVDQDLSNRLTLLIDLGTNGEIALGNKDRLLVSSTAAGPAFEGAQLSYGMRAVEGAIDMVRVNNGELTFDTINGGKPRGICGSGIVMALAELYQVGLISSRGRLVDDPESVKYPHLIKERLRDIDGKREFVLAFAEEGENGEEIIISQKDIREIQLVKSSIYTGVQILAENFGIGVEDIEQILIAGAFGNYINIDSALILGLLPSANKNMIRSVGNAAGEGSAKALMSESHLNRCFQVLEKAEFIELANDAAFQKRFITNLSFPPLK, from the coding sequence ATGAACATAAAACTAAATGAAAACAGAGTCAAAGTAACAATTGAAGGAATTCGGGAATTGACGGTTTCCACCAGTGAAAACTTGTATATGTCCCTGGCTTCTGAGGGAGTTATGCTGGATGCTCCCTGTGCAGGAAATGGAACCTGCGGCCAGTGCAGGGTTAACATACTGGAGGGAGAGGTGGTTGATCATTCGGGTACCCCGGCCAAACCCAAAGCCGACGGTACTTTTCTGGCATGCCAGGTGTATCCCGCCAGTGATCTGGTTATAGGTAAAATTAAGGGGATGGGGATCAGTTCAAAGGGGAAAGTGAGTACAATCAATGTTGCTGAAAATGAACTGAAGCAGATTGTAAAAAAAGTGCCCGTCAGTCCGGTATATCCCACTTTGAAAAACAGCTGTTCTCTGCAGGAAATGATAAGCAGGGCTTTATCCGGGGTGGAACCTGTGGAACCTCAGGTTCTCAGGAAACTTGCAGATATGGCGTCACAAAAAAAGCAGGAGCTTACCCTGGTACTGGTTAATGACGAGATAACCTCCATAGAAGCAGGGGATACCGGCGGCAATTTATATGGAGCTGCCTTTGATGTTGGGACAACTACCGTAGCCGGCATGCTGGTAAATCTGGCCGAAGGAAAAGTGATAGCGGCTGCCTCCGCTACAAACCCTCAAACGCCCTTCGGAGCAGATGTAATCTCCCGTATCAGCTTTGCCAGGGACCCGGAGGGTTTAAATACGTTGTCTGCAGTCATCAGGCAGACTTTAAACAATATTATTCTAGAACTGTGTGAAGCAGTTAATATTACCCCACAGTCAATATACCTGGTGACTGCTGCCGGAAACTCAACCATGGAGCATCTTTTGTTGGGAGTATCCCCTCATTCCCTGGCTGCCAGCCCCTATGTTACAACATTTCGCCGTCTGCCACCCCTGAAAGGACAGGAATTAGGCCTGGAAATAAATCCTGGCGGCAGGGTTCAGCTGCTTCCCAATATTGCCAGTTTTGTGGGGGCAGACACCGTAGCAGGCATTGTTGCCGTGGATCAAGATTTATCAAATAGATTAACCCTTCTCATTGATTTAGGTACCAATGGCGAGATTGCCCTGGGCAATAAAGACAGGCTGTTGGTCAGCTCTACCGCTGCCGGCCCGGCCTTTGAAGGGGCTCAGTTGAGTTATGGAATGCGGGCGGTGGAAGGTGCTATTGACATGGTAAGAGTAAACAATGGTGAACTTACTTTTGATACCATCAACGGTGGTAAACCAAGAGGCATCTGCGGTTCAGGAATTGTCATGGCTTTGGCAGAGCTCTATCAGGTGGGATTGATTTCCAGTAGGGGCAGGCTGGTTGACGACCCGGAGTCTGTGAAGTATCCCCACCTTATTAAAGAACGCCTTAGGGACATTGACGGTAAAAGAGAGTTTGTCCTTGCCTTTGCGGAAGAAGGGGAAAACGGTGAGGAAATTATAATTTCCCAGAAGGACATAAGGGAAATCCAGCTGGTTAAATCATCAATATATACAGGGGTTCAAATCCTGGCGGAAAACTTTGGCATAGGAGTAGAAGATATTGAACAAATATTAATTGCCGGGGCTTTTGGGAATTACATTAATATTGACAGCGCCCTGATTCTGGGGCTTCTGCCTTCAGCAAACAAGAACATGATAAGATCGGTTGGAAATGCTGCCGGGGAAGGATCCGCCAAAGCCCTCATGTCGGAGTCTCATTTAAATCGCTGTTTCCAGGTATTAGAAAAGGCTGAATTTATTGAGCTGGCCAATGATGCCGCGTTCCAGAAAAGATTTATTACCAACCTGTCATTCCCGCCGCTGAAGTAA
- a CDS encoding methyltetrahydrofolate cobalamin methyltransferase produces the protein MIIVGEKINGTIPAVKKAIVEKNHEYIRNLAVEQDKAGADYIDVCAGTAPDVEAETLKWLIDIVQEVSDKPLCIDSPNVRTIEKVLESADRPGLINSVSLEGDKCEVIYPVMQGTEWEVIALTCDNNGIPSDVQTRIDLTKALVEKAQKYEIAPERIYIDPLVIAISTDSHSVLKFVETTKKVKELYPGIKVISGLSNISFGMPLRKIINKTFLTMATFAGMDSAILDPCDRDMLAVIFANNALLGKDPYCRAFANAYRKNLIGSRKG, from the coding sequence GTGATAATTGTAGGCGAGAAAATAAACGGCACCATTCCAGCAGTCAAAAAAGCCATAGTTGAAAAAAATCATGAATACATACGGAATCTTGCCGTCGAACAGGACAAGGCCGGCGCTGATTATATTGATGTATGTGCCGGTACCGCTCCCGATGTGGAGGCAGAAACTTTAAAATGGTTGATAGATATTGTGCAGGAGGTCAGCGATAAACCATTATGTATTGACAGCCCTAACGTGAGAACCATCGAAAAGGTGCTGGAGTCTGCAGACCGTCCGGGTTTAATCAACTCGGTTTCTCTGGAAGGAGATAAATGCGAAGTGATCTATCCTGTAATGCAGGGTACGGAGTGGGAAGTAATTGCCCTGACCTGTGACAACAATGGAATACCATCGGATGTGCAGACACGAATAGACCTAACGAAAGCATTGGTTGAAAAGGCACAAAAGTATGAAATTGCTCCGGAGCGAATTTATATAGACCCATTGGTAATTGCTATATCCACAGACAGCCACTCGGTATTAAAATTTGTAGAAACCACAAAAAAAGTAAAAGAACTCTATCCAGGTATAAAAGTTATCTCCGGCCTCAGCAACATATCCTTCGGTATGCCTCTTCGAAAAATAATTAACAAAACATTTTTAACTATGGCAACCTTTGCCGGCATGGATTCAGCCATCCTGGACCCCTGTGACAGGGACATGCTGGCGGTAATTTTTGCCAACAATGCTCTGTTAGGGAAAGACCCTTACTGCAGAGCATTTGCCAATGCTTATCGGAAAAATTTAATCGGTTCAAGGAAAGGTTAA
- a CDS encoding cobalamin B12-binding domain-containing protein encodes MADLQAIKKAVGELDEETVLSLLDNFVASNPTEEETQQVVTACQQGMAEVGELFEKEEYFVGDLIFAGDLLTSAIEKLKPALGSGASAKIGTMVLGTVEGDLHDIGKNIFKSMADAAGFEIYDLGIDVSPEVFIDKIKEVKPQIVGMSGVLTLAIDSMKKTVDAFKEAGIRDDIKIIIGGNPVTEEVCRMVGADAFTINAAEGVKISQGWVS; translated from the coding sequence ATGGCAGACTTACAAGCGATTAAAAAGGCTGTAGGAGAGTTGGACGAAGAAACAGTACTCAGTTTGCTGGATAACTTTGTGGCGTCAAACCCCACAGAGGAAGAGACGCAGCAGGTAGTTACAGCCTGTCAGCAGGGAATGGCTGAGGTAGGGGAATTGTTTGAAAAAGAGGAATACTTCGTAGGAGACCTGATCTTTGCCGGGGATCTCCTTACATCGGCCATTGAAAAACTGAAACCCGCCCTGGGAAGTGGAGCCTCTGCAAAAATCGGCACCATGGTATTGGGCACTGTAGAGGGTGATTTGCACGACATTGGGAAAAATATTTTTAAAAGCATGGCCGACGCTGCAGGATTTGAGATTTATGACCTGGGAATTGATGTTTCACCGGAGGTTTTCATTGATAAAATAAAAGAAGTAAAACCTCAAATAGTGGGAATGAGCGGGGTATTAACCCTGGCCATTGATTCGATGAAAAAAACGGTGGATGCTTTTAAAGAAGCCGGCATTAGAGACGATATTAAGATTATTATAGGCGGAAACCCTGTAACAGAAGAAGTGTGCAGGATGGTTGGAGCCGATGCATTTACCATCAATGCTGCTGAAGGGGTTAAAATAAGCCAGGGGTGGGTGAGTTAG
- a CDS encoding uroporphyrinogen decarboxylase family protein, producing MTDKEKLFQERVNRFMTTADLQEPDRVPVLSLVDTYAIAYANSTVEECLENPEKEREIYGKIYKDIYFDGAMEFGFSRAMKVYDALGSSAYFISEDGVTLQHRENCPMLPEDYDEFIADYKKFTDNVFFKRKYPNLNKPYPENKEALKKAAYEAAHLGKKISDNVKYLQDMGIPLIAGKLSLAPLDIIFDFYRGFVGTTLDIRRVPEKIKEAAEILVDYSIGLATGGADKMDPFPWVMTPLHIPTYLGPEKFGKFYWPSYKKFLLAVHERGGKVFAALEGLWDNYYEYLQELPKGLMIATLERDDIFKAKKAIGNTITLSGGMPLDKLKLGTKQECIDYAKKLVDQCAPGGGYIFTTNLVLLSSGDANPENLKAVNEFVHEYGKY from the coding sequence ATGACTGACAAAGAAAAGCTGTTTCAGGAGAGAGTAAACAGATTCATGACAACCGCTGACCTTCAGGAACCAGACCGGGTCCCGGTGTTATCCTTAGTTGACACATATGCCATAGCTTACGCTAATTCAACCGTAGAAGAATGTTTGGAAAATCCCGAAAAAGAGCGTGAGATATACGGAAAAATTTATAAGGACATTTATTTTGATGGAGCCATGGAATTTGGATTTTCTCGTGCCATGAAAGTTTATGATGCCCTGGGAAGCAGTGCCTATTTTATCTCGGAAGATGGAGTTACTCTTCAACACCGGGAAAACTGTCCCATGCTCCCCGAAGATTACGATGAGTTCATTGCTGACTACAAAAAATTTACTGACAATGTATTTTTCAAGAGGAAGTATCCCAACTTAAACAAACCCTACCCGGAAAATAAAGAAGCATTAAAAAAAGCAGCTTATGAAGCAGCACATCTTGGCAAAAAAATATCTGATAATGTTAAATACTTACAAGATATGGGCATTCCTCTAATAGCGGGAAAACTGTCATTAGCCCCATTAGATATAATTTTCGACTTTTACAGAGGTTTTGTCGGAACAACACTGGATATCAGAAGAGTGCCTGAGAAAATTAAAGAGGCCGCGGAAATATTGGTTGACTACTCTATCGGGCTTGCTACAGGTGGAGCAGATAAAATGGATCCGTTCCCCTGGGTAATGACACCGCTGCATATTCCAACATATTTGGGGCCTGAAAAATTCGGTAAATTCTACTGGCCCTCCTATAAAAAGTTCCTTTTGGCCGTTCATGAGCGAGGGGGTAAGGTCTTTGCTGCCCTGGAAGGGCTGTGGGATAACTATTATGAATATTTACAAGAACTGCCAAAAGGCCTCATGATTGCGACATTAGAAAGAGATGATATTTTCAAAGCCAAAAAAGCAATTGGAAATACTATTACCCTATCAGGTGGTATGCCCCTTGATAAACTAAAACTGGGAACGAAGCAGGAGTGCATAGACTACGCTAAAAAACTAGTAGATCAGTGTGCTCCCGGCGGCGGTTACATTTTTACCACGAATCTAGTTTTGCTCTCCAGTGGGGATGCTAATCCGGAGAATTTAAAAGCGGTTAATGAGTTTGTTCATGAATATGGAAAATATTAA
- a CDS encoding cobalamin B12-binding domain-containing protein, producing the protein METLESLRSLIIDAVEKLDEEKVLEFSEQALRYGMEPFTLLETINEGMQRVGELYENKTYFIADLIMAGIIFKEVLKIDQMLKSFQSDSSKKIGKIVLGTVKGDVHDIGKDIFRGMVETKSFEVIDLGVDVPGELFLEKVKEYKPEILGLSGVLTYTTDAMREVVEKMKEAGLRDQLKIIIGGSFLTEDTCLYTGADGFARDALNGVKICSSWIGEGKGKESK; encoded by the coding sequence ATGGAAACCCTGGAAAGTTTAAGGAGCTTAATTATAGATGCGGTGGAAAAACTTGACGAGGAAAAGGTTCTGGAATTTTCAGAACAGGCACTTCGTTATGGCATGGAGCCGTTTACCCTGCTGGAAACAATCAACGAAGGGATGCAGAGAGTTGGAGAACTGTATGAGAATAAAACGTATTTTATTGCTGATTTAATTATGGCGGGTATTATATTTAAAGAGGTACTGAAAATAGATCAGATGCTGAAAAGCTTTCAGAGTGACAGCAGTAAAAAGATCGGGAAAATAGTTCTGGGCACAGTCAAAGGCGATGTGCATGATATCGGCAAAGATATCTTTCGCGGCATGGTAGAAACCAAGTCTTTTGAAGTGATTGATTTAGGAGTAGATGTACCGGGTGAGTTATTTTTAGAAAAAGTTAAAGAATATAAGCCGGAGATCCTGGGGCTAAGCGGGGTCTTAACGTATACCACTGATGCCATGAGGGAAGTGGTTGAAAAAATGAAGGAGGCCGGCTTACGGGATCAGCTGAAGATAATTATTGGCGGTAGTTTTCTTACCGAAGATACCTGTCTATATACCGGGGCTGACGGATTTGCCAGGGATGCCTTGAATGGGGTTAAGATTTGTTCCAGCTGGATTGGAGAGGGGAAAGGGAAGGAAAGTAAATGA
- a CDS encoding GntR family transcriptional regulator, with protein sequence MRKTPVYVQIAEKIKNKINTGQLETGDAIDSENEICREFNVSRMTVRKSLAILINEGYIYSIPGKGNYVKKPEFSKYVVQYDEMKNSINSVDRTKLLEVNIVKPDDKLADKLRISKNKNVIMIRRIFYTEGEPVAYDIKFLVYYRGMPIVEKEIQYATFPEMVSKKTPLFSMKKEILISVEAADEEKKRYLNIYNDVPLLVVEQKFTDQENKPLGVGITYFRGDYIKLWGESL encoded by the coding sequence ATGAGAAAAACACCTGTTTATGTGCAAATTGCAGAAAAAATTAAAAATAAAATAAATACAGGGCAGTTAGAAACCGGGGATGCCATCGACTCAGAAAATGAAATTTGCCGGGAGTTTAATGTCAGCCGGATGACCGTAAGAAAAAGCCTGGCAATTCTTATTAATGAGGGTTATATTTATTCAATACCAGGAAAAGGAAACTATGTGAAGAAACCTGAGTTTTCTAAGTATGTTGTTCAATATGATGAGATGAAGAACAGCATAAACAGTGTGGACCGTACCAAATTATTAGAAGTAAATATAGTAAAACCCGATGATAAGCTGGCAGATAAGCTTCGGATATCAAAAAATAAAAATGTTATTATGATACGAAGAATTTTTTATACCGAGGGGGAGCCTGTAGCATACGATATAAAATTCCTGGTTTACTACCGCGGTATGCCTATTGTGGAAAAGGAGATTCAGTATGCAACTTTCCCGGAGATGGTTTCAAAGAAAACACCATTATTTTCAATGAAAAAAGAGATATTAATTTCTGTTGAAGCTGCCGATGAAGAAAAAAAACGTTATTTAAATATATATAATGATGTCCCTTTGCTGGTGGTTGAGCAGAAGTTTACCGATCAAGAAAATAAGCCTCTGGGGGTTGGTATTACATATTTCAGGGGCGACTATATTAAGCTTTGGGGAGAAAGCCTGTAA
- a CDS encoding PadR family transcriptional regulator codes for MTGMNNYLDKNYWSGLLKMGLSRFFILSILKSSPMHCYAIAKRINMMTSGRCSPSEGALYPVLNEFLKGGYVNCTIKKVSGRKRKIYALTMKGMEAYKTARESWQEMNRVLFKPTDSYYLFEERAGENI; via the coding sequence ATGACAGGAATGAATAACTATCTAGACAAGAATTACTGGAGTGGACTATTAAAAATGGGCTTATCTCGTTTTTTTATACTGAGTATATTAAAGAGCAGCCCTATGCACTGTTACGCAATTGCTAAACGGATTAATATGATGACCAGTGGACGCTGCTCCCCCAGTGAAGGTGCTTTATATCCTGTACTGAATGAATTTTTAAAGGGTGGCTACGTGAATTGTACTATAAAAAAAGTATCGGGAAGAAAGAGGAAAATATATGCTTTGACTATGAAGGGAATGGAAGCTTATAAAACAGCAAGAGAATCATGGCAGGAAATGAACCGGGTGTTATTCAAACCCACTGATAGCTATTATTTGTTTGAAGAACGAGCCGGTGAAAATATCTAA
- a CDS encoding DUF1638 domain-containing protein, with protein MNNIIIACRVLQDELDMVIKLTKKNYPINWVDSDYHMDPDKLRGKLQSEIDQLKDVDNVLFAFGCCGNGLVGLKASTANLIIPKTDDCISMLMSLPTENFTRKTNTYFLTKGWMESKKSILNEYSHVLKKFGPKKAKRVFDLMLKHYDYLMLIDTGAYKVEDALPGAEEFAQKTNLQLVLEKGDIWFLKKLLTGPYDEHFCIISKGESVSIHHFTAGAHYRRDNVVADFEG; from the coding sequence ATGAACAATATTATTATTGCCTGCAGAGTGCTCCAGGATGAACTGGATATGGTTATAAAACTAACCAAAAAAAATTACCCCATAAACTGGGTGGATTCAGATTACCATATGGATCCCGATAAACTAAGGGGCAAGCTGCAAAGTGAAATAGACCAGCTAAAAGATGTTGATAATGTACTTTTTGCCTTCGGGTGCTGTGGTAATGGCCTGGTTGGGTTAAAAGCTTCTACAGCTAACCTTATTATTCCAAAGACGGATGACTGTATATCTATGTTGATGAGTCTTCCAACTGAAAACTTTACACGAAAAACAAATACTTATTTTCTCACGAAAGGCTGGATGGAAAGTAAAAAAAGCATACTGAATGAATACAGCCATGTTTTAAAAAAGTTCGGGCCCAAAAAGGCAAAAAGAGTGTTTGACCTGATGCTTAAGCACTATGATTATCTGATGTTAATTGATACCGGAGCTTATAAAGTTGAAGACGCTTTGCCCGGTGCTGAAGAGTTTGCTCAAAAAACCAACTTGCAGCTGGTCTTAGAAAAGGGAGATATTTGGTTTTTAAAAAAGCTCCTGACAGGTCCATACGATGAACACTTTTGCATCATATCCAAAGGGGAATCGGTGAGTATACATCACTTTACTGCAGGGGCACACTATCGGCGGGATAACGTAGTAGCCGACTTTGAAGGATGA
- a CDS encoding LysM peptidoglycan-binding domain-containing protein, whose amino-acid sequence MSGNIPPPPKVCTGFIYTVQRGDTLFLIAQRFNVSLDNLIAVNPQIPNSNIIFPGQQICVPTRIPTIECCMLLFRTANVPVLPEAEAGGVARVFQTPEGGNVLVSTIGLPPPETFGGEIYVAWIRRPGLPPIPFQLLQTGPVIIEPGVWVGAFLFGEGEQIAPFQDIIVTAETGFPVVEPNLDGIVLIGLFEQCRPQ is encoded by the coding sequence ATGAGTGGTAATATCCCTCCTCCCCCAAAAGTTTGCACAGGGTTTATATATACTGTGCAGAGAGGAGATACCCTTTTTTTAATTGCGCAAAGGTTTAATGTATCCCTAGATAACTTAATTGCTGTTAATCCTCAAATTCCAAATTCTAATATTATTTTTCCAGGACAGCAAATTTGCGTACCAACCAGAATTCCAACTATTGAATGCTGTATGCTGTTGTTTAGGACCGCAAACGTTCCAGTACTGCCGGAAGCAGAAGCCGGCGGTGTTGCTCGGGTTTTCCAAACTCCTGAGGGAGGAAACGTATTGGTCTCTACTATTGGACTGCCACCCCCAGAAACTTTTGGTGGGGAAATCTATGTCGCTTGGATTAGACGCCCCGGCCTTCCCCCAATTCCCTTTCAATTGCTCCAGACAGGGCCTGTTATAATAGAGCCCGGTGTTTGGGTGGGAGCCTTTTTATTTGGAGAAGGTGAACAAATAGCCCCCTTCCAGGACATCATTGTAACAGCAGAGACGGGGTTCCCGGTGGTAGAACCAAATCTGGACGGTATTGTATTAATTGGCCTCTTTGAACAATGTCGTCCCCAGTAA